From one Lycium ferocissimum isolate CSIRO_LF1 chromosome 7, AGI_CSIRO_Lferr_CH_V1, whole genome shotgun sequence genomic stretch:
- the LOC132062931 gene encoding 11S globulin seed storage protein Ana o 2.0101-like, with protein MDLDLTPRLAKQVYGGDGGSYHAWCPNELPMLKEGNVGAAKLSLSKNGFALPKYSDSAKVAYVLQGCGVAGIVLPEKEEKVIAIKKGDAIALPFGVVTWWYNKDDTELVVLFLGDTKTAHKAGSFTDMYLTGSNGIFTGFSTEFVSRAWNVEESVAKTLVSSQTAKGIVKLDTTFQMPEPKQGDRDGMVLNCEEAPLDVDIKGGGKVVGLNTKNLPLVGEVGLGADLVRLSGSAMCSPGFSCDSALQVTYILRGSGRVQVVGVDGKRVLETHIKAGCLFIVPRFFVVSKIGDPDGMEWFSIITTPNPMFTHLAGRTSTWKALSPQVLQAAFNVSPDVQKQFSSKRTAEEIFFPPPN; from the exons ATGGATCTTGATCTTACCCCAAGGTTGGCAAAGCAAGTTTATGGAGGAGATGGTGGTTCTTATCATGCATGGTGTCCTAATGAGCTTCCCATGTTGAAGGAAGGCAATGTAGGAGCTGCTAAGCTTTCTCTTTCCAAGAATGGTTTTGCTTTGCCGAAATACTCTGATTCAGCCAAGGTTGCCTATGTTCTTCAAg GTTGTGGAGTTGCTGGAATAGTTCTTccagagaaagaagagaaggtgATAGCCATTAAGAAGGGAGATGCTATTGCCCTTCCTTTTGGTGTTGTCACATGGTGGTACAACAAAGACGACACTGAACTTGTGGTTCTCTTCCTTGGTGATACCAAAACTGCGCACAAGGCTGGTTCATTCACAGACATGTACTTGACTGGCTCCAATGGAATTTTCACTGGTTTTTCAACTGAATTTGTTAGCAGGGCATGGAATGTAGAAGAGAGTGTGGCTAAGACTCTAGTTAGCTCCCAGACTGCTAAGGGCATCGTGAAGCTCGACACTACCTTCCAAATGCCCGAGCCTAAGCAAGGTGACAGGGATGGCATGGTTCTCAACTGTGAGGAAGCACCCTTGGATGTCGATATCAAGGGTGGTGGAAaggtggttggtttgaataccAAGAACTTGCCTTTAGTCGGCGAAGTTGGACTTGGTGCTGATCTTGTCAGGTTGAGCGGAAGTGCTATGTGCTCTCCCGGTTTCTCGTGTGATTCAGCTCTTCAGGTCACTTACATTCTCAGAGGCAGTGGCCGAGTTCAGGTTGTTGGCGTTGATGGGAAGCGTGTTCTTGAAACGCACATCAAAGCTGGTTGTCTGTTCATCGTTCCGAGGTTCTTTGTTGTCTCCAAAATCGGCGATCCTGATGGCATGGAGTGGTTCTCTATCATCACTACCCCAAATCCAATGTTCACTCACTTGGCTGGAAGGACTTCAACATGGAAGGCTCTATCCCCACAAGTGCTCCAGGCGGCTTTCAACGTTTCACCAGATGTACAGAAGCAATTCAGCTCCAAGAGAACTGCCGAAGAGATTTTCTTCCCACCACCAAACTGA
- the LOC132062929 gene encoding uncharacterized protein LOC132062929 — MKLPLLIVILLLSHLLQVFSLSSRFLLHSDNEVVTIDKRGGAAASGHGSAHGGSSGGRASGGRGGRGSRKSPETGNAGNNIPVYAGAAGAAAAMNHHNYNRHNRNVGTTLNCICFSSLFFIICSILVMML, encoded by the exons ATGAAGTTGCCATTACTGATAGTTATTCTCCTCCTTAGCCATCTTCTTCAAGTTTTCTCCTTGTCCTCTCGATTTCTCCTTCATTCag ACAATGAAGTTGTGACGATCGATAAACGTGGAGGCGCCGCAGCCAGTGGACACGGTAGTGCCCACGGCGGCTCCTCAGGAGGACGAGCATCGGGGGGACGCGGCGGCAGGGGTTCTAGAAAGTCACCTGAGACTGGCAATGCAGGTAATAATATTCCAGTGTATGCAGGTGCAGCAGGAGCAGCAGCAGCTATGAACCATCACAATTACAACAGACACAATCGTAATGTTGGGACTACCCTCAACTGCATTTGTTTTTCTTCCTTGTTTTTTATCATCTGCAGTATACTTGTTATGATGTTGTAA
- the LOC132062932 gene encoding germin-like protein 9-3, with protein MASFVLKSVLFFVAVFYICLMAQASDPDILSDFIVPVGSAIDGNLFTFNGTRGIFGSVIEKFKVTKASKAEFPVLDGQSVSLAVLQYPGGGVNPPHTHPRAAELLFVVQGGLEVGVVDTTNKLYTQTLQVGDLFVFPKGLVHYQYNSDWNKSATAVSAFGSANAGTVSLPTTLFDTGIDDQILAKSFKSDIATIQKIKAGLSP; from the coding sequence ATGGCCTCATTCGTCCTGAAGAGTGTCCTCTTTTTTGTAGCCGTCTTTTACATTTGTTTAATGGCTCAAGCTAGTGACCCAGATATCTTGTCTGACTTCATTGTTCCTGTAGGAAGCGCCATAGATGGGAACTTATTTACCTTCAATGGTACGCGTGGAATTTTTGGCAGCGTCATTGAAAAGTTCAAAGTGACAAAAGCTAGCAAGGCAGAGTTTCCTGTTTTGGATGGCCAGAGTGTTTCATTAGCAGTACTTCAATACCCGGGAGGAGGTGTCAACCCTCCCCACACCCACCCTCGTGCAGCTGAACTGTTATTCGTCGTTCAAGGTGGTCTCGAGGTTGGAGTTGTAGACACGACTAACAAGCTTTATACTCAGACTCTACAAGTTGGTGACTTGTTTGTGTTCCCTAAAGGACTAGTGCACTATCAGTATAATTCTGATTGGAATAAATCAGCTACAGCCGTTTCTGCTTTTGGTAGCGCGAATGCTGGAACTGTTTCACTTCCTACAACATTGTTTGATACAGGGATCGACGATCAGATTCTTGCCAAGTCCTTCAAGTCTGATATTGCTACTATACAGAAGATCAAGGCTGGTCTTTCCCCTTAG
- the LOC132062930 gene encoding germin-like protein 9-3, which produces MESKTSSCIVILALATLLVIFQMASAGDPDILTDFVMPLEVPSVDASYFTFSGLRGLVRAPPPDKFKATKASMAEFPALNGQSVSYAILQYPAGSVNPVHTHPRASELLFLMSGTLQVGFIDSTNKIFNQTLQTGDVFVFPKGLVHYQYNADVNNCAWAISAFGSANAGTVSIPNSVFNTSIPDNILAKSFKTDIMTVQKIKAGLA; this is translated from the coding sequence ATGGAATCAAAAACTTCAAGCTGCATAGTTATTTTAGCTCTAGCAACATTACTAGTCATATTCCAAATGGCATCAGCTGGTGACCCTGATATCCTAACAGACTTTGTGATGCCACTTGAGGTTCCATCAGTTGACGCTTCTTACTTCACTTTCTCGGGCCTGAGGGGCCTCGTCCGGGCCCCACCACCGGATAAATTCAAGGCGACAAAGGCAAGCATGGCCGAGTTTCCAGCCCTAAACGGACAAAGCGTTTCATACGCAATCCTTCAGTACCCTGCAGGCTCTGTCAACCCTGTCCACACTCATCCACGTGCATCCGAGCTACTTTTCCTCATGTCAGGCACGCTGCAAGTGGGATTCATCGACAGCACGAACAAGATTTTTAATCAGACATTGCAAACAGGAGATGTTTTCGTGTTCCCTAAAGGGCTAGTTCACTACCAGTACAATGCTGATGTTAACAATTGTGCTTGGGCTATATCTGCCTTTGGAAGTGCAAATGCAGGCACTGTTTCTATTCCTAACTCTGTGTTCAATACCAGCATTCCTGATAACATTTTGGCCAAGTCTTTCAAGACTGATATCATGACCGTTCAGAAAATCAAGGCTGGTCTAGCCTGA
- the LOC132062933 gene encoding germin-like protein 9-3 encodes MALFLLKSVLVVTVFSISQMASAGDPDILTDFVMPLEVPSVDASYFTYSGLRGLVGAPPPDKFKVTKASMAEFPALNGQSISYAILQYPAGSVNPVHTHPRAAELLFLMSGTLQVGFIDSTNKMFNQTLQTGDVFVFPKGLVHYQYNGDVNNCAWAISAFGSANAGTVSVPNSVYNTSIPENILAKSFKTDIMTIQKLKAGLA; translated from the exons ATGGCCTTGTTCCTCCTGAAAAGTGTCCTTGTTGTAACTGTATTTTCCATTTC CCAAATGGCATCAGCTGGTGACCCTGATATCCTAACAGATTTTGTGATGCCACTGGAGGTTCCATCAGTTGATGCTTCTTACTTCACTTACTCAGGCCTGAGGGGCCTCGTCGGGGCCCCACCACCGGATAAATTCAAGGTGACAAAGGCAAGCATGGCCGAGTTTCCAGCCCTGAATGGACAAAGCATTTCCTACGCGATCCTTCAGTATCCTGCAGGCTCTGTTAACCCTGTCCACACTCATCCGCGTGCAGCCGAGCTACTTTTCCTCATGTCAGGCACGCTGCAAGTGGGATTCATCGATAGCACGAACAAGATGTTCAATCAAACATTGCAAACAGGAGATGTTTTTGTGTTCCCTAAAGGGCTAGTTCACTACCAGTACAATGGTGATGTTAACAATTGTGCTTGGGCTATATCTGCCTTTGGAAGTGCAAATGCAGGCACTGTTTCTGTTCCTAACTCTGTGTACAATACCAGCATTCCTGAAAACATTTTGGCTAAGTCTTTCAAGACTGATATCATGACTATTCAGAAACTCAAGGCAGGTCTAGCCTGA